The Clupea harengus chromosome 13, Ch_v2.0.2, whole genome shotgun sequence DNA window acagtggcagccaattacacacaccagctctactgaagcctttgccctcatagaggttcatacggccgctggcggtgaacatattaacagggcaacctttgtcataggcggcaaggatcgcgatcctgcgcctgtaggaaaccaccctggagtgtttcatgtgcaacaaacatgtagacaccgatgaacacacttatcatatgcATCGTtttcaggtcaggggattcagagatcgcttgcctgcagaacaccatgaatttaacagggccacctttatcataggcgacagggatccgtgatcctgcgcccgtaagaaaaccctgggatgtttcatgtgcaacataacatgtagacactaatgaacacacttatcatatctatcgttctcaggccaagggattcagagatcgcttgcccgcagaacgctatgaagaaaactaggttcagccacatctaacatatagaatctaatgaaagtgtggcgagaactccagcttgcagctttgcaaatatcttccactgagacgccctttagtaaggcccaggaagacgagaccccccgcgtagagtgcgcatgcaacttctccgggggatctaaagacaagctcttataagacaacacgatagcctctactatccaacgggagaggctcggttttgatagaggtctgccttttgcgcgtgcaccgaagcacacgaatagctgatctgactgtctgaaagctctagtgcgctctgcgtaacagcggagagcgcgcactggacagagtttattcaaacgttcctcctctgctgacgcaaaaggaggaggcgagaaaactgctaattcaatcacctgattgcggaatggggttaccaccactttaggtgtgtaagcagcattaggtcgcataaccactctgtcaccagcgatcgagaactgaaggcacgatggactgactgacagggcttgtatgtcaccaacgcgttttgctgacgttaacgccagcagcagcgcggtctttaaagagacaaactttatgaccactgtctccaggggctcgaacggaggccctgcgagagcacgtaacaccactagcagatcccaagagggtatgaggtgtctctctggcaccctgagccgtctcacccccgccataaagcgtgacgctagcgggtgactgccaggagaactgccattaatgcctgtgTCACAGGTTCAGTTTTAGTTCTTATCTTTATGCGGTAAACTGTATTATTCAGTTAGTTTATCAATATCCTTTGGCTGTGAAGCACCCCTTCCCAAGATACAGACACGGATGCagaagtagaaaaacaataatctttatttaatacattagctaataaatatgtagaaaaggtgaaacgagtaaaagagtccaattcATTGGCTTAAGCAGTCCACTCTCCTCCTACGTATGGCTGGCAGGCGTGCCGGTCCCTCACTGTCGCAGCTGGGCTTCACtaggaagtacacacacacacgcacgcacgcacgcacacacacacacacacacacacacacacacacaccgtcaggtAGGCAGCCACTTGTAGATTGTCTATAGGCCTACCGTGAATATGGAGGCTCAATAACCAAGACAACCAACATACAGTCATTAGCAGGCTACTGCCCTTCTACGCTAGCGGCGCTATACACTGCTCACCACTTGTAGAATATGCACAGTCTTGCTTAATCTAAACTAACAGGGCAAGGAAGGGCCACTTAGCTCGTTGAGGGAGGAAAGctccacacttctctcctccctggcaGCTGCGCAGAAGGAGGTGTATGTCCACACTGGTTACTGCTCCACTGTAGTCGCGGCTGGTTTATGTTGTCCTGAGTCAGCCTTCCGTCAGCTGATTAACGAGGGATCCCCACGAGACGTCACGTCTCCACTCTCGCTTTCCCCAAAGACGGTGTTCCTCGGCCCTCTGCTTCCAAACTCTCCTCTGCAACTCGCGGCACTCCGCCGAAATCCtgtaacaaataacagcaaagcCAGGGCGGGGGAacttcccacactctctcctctctccccatttttGAGGCTCCTACTCGCTATCGCTAAATAAACCAGCTGCCTTGAATTGACTGATTACAGGATAATTAATGCAGGATTGGTAGACAAATTGCTGGTGTAGTGCAGCACCCCATTGCTTCCCTCACCTATGCTTCCCTCACATACAGTTCCTACCGCAACCTGCTCTTTACACCCACGTACCCCCGTGACACCCCTCCCTGTTAGATCACAGTCACGTCCTCGTGACTACATGTCCTGTTTAATGTTGCTTTATCTATACCTAACTGGAGGATTTCCCAAATTTGTTCGTGTTGACCTACGGAGTGTGCCTGCAGTTGTAATGGCCTCTTCTCCTAAATCTACTGCTCGTCCCCCCAGTCCTCCCACTTCCACAGCATGATGACCCACCCCAGAGTGTTGTGCAGGTTCAATGGCCCAAAAGGGCCACGGCTCATCAGAAACGGGTGTTTGTGCCAGGGACGTCTCAGCTGCTGGGGTTGGCTTTGGGTGAAAGAGGCATGGCCTCAGACGATTCCGATGAATAGTGCGAATGGGCCCTTCCTTCCCTTCCGGCTTTAATCTATACACAGGAATCCCTGAGGGCAACTGCTGTACTACAACATGGGGCATGGACTCCCAACGGTCAGCTAATTTACCCCCATTACCCCGTCTAAAGGTTCTTATCAGAACCCGTTCTCCTGGAACCAAGGGACCTAACTGCGTACCTTTCTGATATTTTCCTTGCCGTGCAGCTGCTTGTGCAGCATGTGTTGAAACTTTTTGATAAGCACCTACCAAACGCTGATGGTGCCTTTGGACCCAATCTTCTACACTCACTGGTTCTTGGTTCACCCATGTGCCTTGCACTAAATCAACAGGTAAACGTGCATGTGTTCCAAACACAACATAATGGGGTGTGAACTCTGTAGATGCATGTACTGTAGTGTTATAGGCTTTGACCAATTCAGGGAGGGATTCCACCCAATTGTCCTGCTTATCTTTCTCTAGAGTACCCAGCAGATTCATTAAAGTTTGATTAAATCTTTCACAAGTGCCATTTCCTTGTGGATGGTATGAACTTGTCCGACTTTTAACACAACCATAATATTGGCATAGCTCTTTTATCAACCTTGACTCAAAGCTAGCACCTTGATCAGAAAGAAATCTTTGGGGGCAACTAAAGGGCTGGATTACCCCATGCCAAAGGGCCTGAGCTACAGTCTGTGCGGTCTGGTCCTTTGTAGGTATAACCCATGCAAAACGGGAAAACAAATCAGTCACCACTAGTAAGTATTTATACATGTCTGCGGGTCTGCTGAGTGTAAGAAAATCCATACCTAGAACTTCCAGGGGAGCAGATGTCACAATGGGGACCAGCGGAGCCCTCCCCTCGGTGCGAGCTTTCCTTAGGGAGCAGCGTTCACAGGCGGCCACCCACTCTTGATTGCATCTTTCCATTCGGGGCCAGTAGAATCTCCTTCGTAGGGCATAAAGAGTCCTTTCTGTCCCAAGGTGCCCAGCACTCGTGTGCAGGGTTTCCCACACTGACTGTCTCTCCGAAAGAGGCACCACGATCTGCTGATAAAGTTCTTGCGTATTAGAGTCCTGCATCCTACGAACCAGAACACCGTCCAGCAAGCTCAGGCGTGGCCACTGTTGTAATAAATCTCGAACTCCGGCTGGCTCCTTCTTACAGGCTTGTCCAGGGGGTTTAGTCCCGGTACTTAGGAGCAGTCTCAGCCGAGCCAGGTTGGGGTCAGTGCTTTGTAGATTAATCCATCTTTGAGGCCTCCAGCCCCACTCTTGGTCCTGCACTTCCTGTTCCATGGAGTGTGAGGATGTTCCATTATCGGGGGGCCGGTAGGTGACCACACGCACCGAtacttcctccaccatctcctGTCTGGATAGAGCATCCGCATTAGTATTTTCCCTCCCAGGGCGGTACCTAAGGTCAAAGTCATAGTTCTCCAATTGAGAAATCCATCGTTGTTCCACAGCTCTAAGACGCGCAGTCTTCAAATGGAGCAGCGGCTGGTGATCTGTAAAAACAGTGAATTTAGCACCCCACAAGAAGTCTCTAAACTTCTCCGTAATAGCCCATTTGAGGGCCACTAGTTCAAGCTTAAATGCACTGTAGTTAGAGTCATTCTTTTCCGCTGGGTGCAAACTACGACTTGCATAGGCAATTACATATTCCCTTCCTTGTTGTATCTGGGATAATACCGCCCCCAGCCCCGCCAGGCTAGCGTCTGTGTACAACctgaaggggagagaaaaagtcTGCAAATGCTAATACAGGGGACTGGGTTAGTTTCTGTTTCAAAGTATCAAAAGCAGTTTGACATTCTGATGTCCATTCGATGGGTGCATTCTTCTTCTTTCCATACTTCGCAGTATTCTGTAAGAGAGTATTAAGAGGGCGGGCTATTTTAGCAAACCCCCCAATAAAAACGTCGGTAATAACCAACGAATCCCAGAAAGGATCTCACTTGATGGACAGTAGAGGGGGTTTTCCACTGTTGTACGGCAGATGTCTTCTCCGGGTCTGGCCGCACACCCTCTGCATTCACTAGGTGTCCCAGGAATCTAACCTGCTTTTGGAAGAGTGCACATTTTTCTGGTTTCAACTTTAATCCAAAAGACCTCATCCTTTGGAACACTTCCTCCAGATGCTGCACGTGGGCTTCAAATGTGGGCGAGTACACAATTACATCATCAAGATAAATTAGTACAGTATCTAAGTTCAAATCCCCTAAGCACCTGTGCATAAGTCTTTGAAATGTGGCAGGACCATTACACAGACCGAAAGGCATCCTCTGAAATTCATAAAGCCCCATGGGTGTGGCAAATGCTGTTTTCTCTTTATCCTGCTCATCCACTTCCACTTGCCAATATCCCGCAGCTAAGTCCAACGTTGAATACCACTGTGCCTTTTTTAAATTGGTCAGGGCCTCCTCAATTCTGGGGAGGGGGTAAGCGTCTTTATGGGTAACTGAGTTTAATTTTCGATAATCCACACAAAAGCGAAgactcccctctttcttttgaaCTAAAACCACAGGCGCTGCCCATGGGCTACTGCTTTCCCGTATCACCCCTGTATTCAACATACCTTTAAGGAGGGACTGCATTTCCTTATACAGTGTGGGTGGAACAGGACGATATCGTTCGCGGACAGGTGCTGCATCTCCTGTGAGGATTGTGTGGCGAACCACATTTGTATGTCCATGATCATCCTCACCTAATGAGAACACATCTTGCCATTGCCGTAAAGAATGTTCCACCAGTCCCCGTTGTTCAGGGGTCAGTTCCACGCCCTGCTGGACCAGGCCTTGCAGAACCTCctgcaggggtggggggtcaaGGGTACTCACATGTCCAATGCGTACTTCCATTATTCCCGGGCTCACTTCCTCCAACGTCAGGTGGTTATCGCTCCTCACGTCTTCCGGGGAAATGGACGTCACAGTCGCCAATCTCTGATATTTCTGCAATGTAACTGGGAATGAATTCAGATTATACACCCGCAAAGGGATCCTCCCTTGTTGTACTACCCCAACACTATGTGCCACCATAATAGAGCCTTGTTGTTTAATAGGCTCTACTATACAAACTGTTTGTTGGCGAAACATAGCTGGAACTTTTGCCATCACATGAACCTGGGTTTGTGGAGGCACTGATACCGGGTGCCTGGACCCCAGGCGGGCAAAACCGGAAGTCTCCTTCTGGACCACCGCCACTCGATCACATATCTGGAGGGCTCCTTCCCAGGCTGTTCTAGAGTTCTGTTTTTCTTGCTCAGACAGAAAAGACAATTTAGCATTTGGATTTTTAAACAGTTCTTTCCAACAACACTCAATAATGTTCATACCCAGTATTGGTTCAAACGGTTGGTTGCCCTGCTTATCCttaaccaccaccaccccacgcTGAGGTAATTCAAGCTCACCCACTTTTATGTCCAGTAAGGCATAACCAAGATAAGGTATCTCTAATCCATTAACAGCTCGCAAGGCTAACCACGAAGTGTTTTTCACAGTTCCATTTTTACTGTTGGGGAGACTCCTGTAAAGGCTCTCTGGAATGAGAGTTACCTGAGATCCAGTGTCCATCAAGCACTTGACAGTTACTCCATGCATATCAACTTCCACCCGTGGGCACGTGCCCACCACCTGGTTAAACTGTGCACTTTGTGGGCCTGCACTAGAAACTCCGGACACCTGACCCCTAGGGGCCGGAGGATCTAGTTTAAATCCACCTCCGCACGGGGGCAAAACCGGGCAATGTGCCCGCTCAGATGGCAATGCATGCAAATGGGTCGCCCCTGCTCATCCACTGAAACCTAGGACGTCCACGCCTGTCCCCCAGCCTGTTCTTCTGGTTGTGTCCTACTGTGGGTTACCTGGGGATCCCTGGTCCGACCAGAGGTGGTTTGGGGATAACGTCGTGTTTGCAAAGCAGGGTCTCGGGAATGGCTGCTGGACGATTGAAGTTCTTCCCGCAGGGCTCTCTGCATCTCCTTCATCTGCACGCGCATTTCCGATAGGAGTTCGGTCTTCAGTTCTATTTTCCAATCACTCTGAGGATCAGCTGTACGAGGTGGTTCCCCTCCACGTACTGCTGCACATGTTGGGGGATGCCATATGTTGCTCTGTCGATCACCTTCTACGTGAAGAGCTTCCTGACGAGCCTGTTCGAATGTGTTTACCTCATTCCTACGAATCATGCGGTTCAATTCTCTACGAAGTTCGGTATCCTGTAGGCCCATGGTAAATTGATCTCTTAGCACCTGCCCGGCCTCAAAGACATCAGGGTCTCGGTCTTTCAGCCGCTGGAAGAGCTCTCGACACCGGAGGGAGAAGGCCCGCACTGATTCCCCTGGACGCTGTCTGCAATCAAAAAACATACCACGCAAGTGCGCTATGGGTGTATTATCACCATAAAGTCCATCgagatatttaaaaataagTGCTGGTGTAGACCTCTGTTCAGCTGCCAGTATAACTACTTCCCTTCTAGCCTCCCCATCCAAGGCTCCAATAATAAAGTCACTCTTTTGAACATTTGACCGGGATGGCATAGAGGACAACATAAACTTAACTTGAGCCTTCCATTCCCCATAGGATAACCCAGAATCTGCGCCTTTAAATCTCGGCACCCATGGGGAGCCTATGAAATAGGGGGACATACCAATCATATTGCCTTGCTGAGCTTGCTCTACTGGTGGCTCATGGCCCCCTTCTGCATCTTCCCCGTTCTGCATGGCTGACAAAGGGTGCTTCAAAACAGATCAAAAGATCCTGCCGACTACGCCAAATGTCACAGGTTCAGTTTTAGTTCTTATCTTTATGCGGTAAACTGTATTATTCAGTTAGTTTATCAATATCCTTTGGCTGTGAAGCACCCCTTCCCAAGATACAGACACGGATGCagaagtagaaaaacaataatctttatttaatacattagctaataaatatgtagaaaaggtgaaacgagtaaaagagtccaattcATTGGCTTAAGCAGTCCACTCTCCTCCTACGTATGGCTGGCAGGCGTGCCGGTCCCTCACTGTCGCAGCTGGGCTTCACtaggaagtacacacacacacgcacgcacgcacgcacacacacacacacacacacacacacacacaccgtcaggtAGGCAGCCACTTGTAGATTGTCTATAGGCCTACCGTGAATATGGAGGCTCAATAACCAAGACAACCAACATACAGTCATTAGCAGGCTACTGCCCTTCTACGCTAGCGGCGCTATACACTGCTCACCACTTGTAGAATATGCACAGTCTTGCTTAATCTAAACTAACAGGGCAAGGAAGGGCCACTTAGCTCGTTGAGGGAGGAAAGctccacacttctctcctccctggcaGCTGCGCAGAAGGAGGTGTATGTCCACACTGGTTACTGCTCCACTGTAGTCGCGGCTGGTTTATGTTGTCCTGAGTCAGCCTTCCGTCAGCTGATTAACGAGGGATCCCCACGAGACGTCACGTCTCCACTCTCGCTTTCCCCAAAGACGGTGTTCCTCGGCCCTCTGCTTCCAAACTCTCCTCTGCAACTCGCGGCACTCCGCCGAAATCCtgtaacaaataacagcaaagcCAGGGCGGGGGAacttcccacactctctcctctctccccatttttGAGGCTCCTACTCGCTATCGCTAAATAAACCAGCTGCCTTGAATTGACTGATTACAGGATAATTAATGCAGGATTGGTAGACAAATTGCTGGTGTAGTGCAGCACCCCATTGCTTCCCTCACCTATGCTTCCCTCACATACAGTTCCTACCGCAACCTGCTCTTTACACCCACGTACCCCCGTGAcacctgcgtggcaggctgaaatggcagccatctacactttgagagtagaagccgccttcccctcatcaaacaactgctgtaggaattctagaataacgcccagcgcgcagttaacggggtcatgctgacgcgcagcacaccaccgctcaaaactgcgccacttcagcgtatacagagcccgtgttgatacagctcgggcactctgtattgtagccaccaccgcgtccgacaagcctgacgctatgagcctgcacctttcaggtaccaggctctgagacgccaccactccggatgggggtgccacactgtcctgtgcgcctgcgttaggaggtctctccgtagaggcagctcccaaggctgctgcactgacatattgaccagatctgccgcccacggctgattgggccagtggggggctatcaatatcaattccctgccctcgtccgcaatcctgcacagcacctgctggaggagcgggatcggggggaaagcatataggggtagagctggccactggtggcccagcgcgtctatgcctagtgggggatcgttgccccctagcgagaaccagagcgggcagcaggtgttctgcctgttcgcgaacaggtccacctgcgccttgaaaaaacgcacccagatctgacctatcacttttgggtgaaggcaccagtctgctgctcgaggatcgcccctcgataacaggtccgcaccatagttgaggtgacctggtatatgaactgccctgagggacaggacgtgcctcgctgcccacaggagcaggcgagtcgcccaatggtgtaatgacggggagcgcactccaccctggcgatttatatacgccaaggtcgcagtgttgtccgtcctcaccagtacatgctgaccactcagcctgggcagaaagtgttgtagggctaggactactgttcgcagttctaacacatttatgtgagacgcggcctctgtcacagaccagaaaccgttcacgcctctcccttcgcagacagctccccagcctttggtggaagcgtctgtggtcaccaccacgcgacgcgacactatgcccatagtgcccgacgcggcgagaaaccagggggttctccagatcgccagggctttcctgcatctggaggacaccactactctgcggtgtctgtctgtgactgcgttgagcttcatagacaggtaccatatttggaacggccgcatacgcaacatccccaacgggagcgctatagcggccgacgccatcatccctaacaggcgttggcagcgcagcgacgagactgactgtccccgt harbors:
- the LOC116223288 gene encoding uncharacterized protein LOC116223288 isoform X2: MVEEVSVRVVTYRPPDNGTSSHSMEQEVQDQEWGWRPQRWINLQSTDPNLARLRLLLSTGTKPPGQACKKEPAGVRDLLQQWPRLSLLDGVLVRRMQDSNTQELYQQIVVPLSERQSVWETLHTSAGHLGTERTLYALRRRFYWPRMERCNQEWVAACERCSLRKARTEGRAPLVPIVTSAPLEVLGFRRSAASCRGEFGSRGPRNTVFGESESGDVTSRGDPSLIS
- the LOC116223199 gene encoding uncharacterized protein LOC116223199; the encoded protein is MQNGEDAEGGHEPPVEQAQQGNMIGMSPYFIGSPWVPRFKGADSGLSYGEWKAQVKFMLSSMPSRSNVQKSDFIIGALDGEARREVVILAAEQRSTPALIFKYLDGLYGDNTPIAHLRGMFFDCRQRPGESVRAFSLRCRELFQRLKDRDPDVFEAGQVLRDQFTMGLQDTELRRELNRMIRRNEVNTFEQARQEALHVEGDRQSNIWHPPTCAAVRGGEPPRTADPQSDWKIELKTELLSEMRVQMKEMQRALREELQSSSSHSRDPALQTRRYPQTTSGRTRDPQVTHSRTQPEEQAGGQAWTS
- the LOC116223288 gene encoding uncharacterized protein LOC116223288 isoform X1; translation: MVEEVSVRVVTYRPPDNGTSSHSMEQEVQDQEWGWRPQRWINLQSTDPNLARLRLLLSTGTKPPGQACKKEPAGVRDLLQQWPRLSLLDGVLVRRMQDSNTQELYQQIVVPLSERQSVWETLHTSAGHLGTERTLYALRRRFYWPRMERCNQEWVAACERCSLRKARTEGRAPLVPIVTSAPLEVLVQGTWVNQEPVSVEDWVQRHHQRLVGAYQKVSTHAAQAAARQGKYQKGTQLGPLVPGERVLIRTFRRGNGGKLADRWESMPHVVVQQLPSGIPVYRLKPEGKEGPIRTIHRNRLRPCLFHPKPTPAAETSLAQTPVSDEPWPFWAIEPAQHSGVGHHAVEVGGLGGRAVDLGEEAITTAGTLRRSTRTNLGNPPVRYR